From a single Oceaniferula flava genomic region:
- a CDS encoding PEP-CTERM sorting domain-containing protein: MKINKLIATSSLLAMLPMGAPAALITWSPSVDMYADGVGIDGDQSFVSTNGTGVLAVNGTDVTTQNPTVNGVAFTDVIATTLQAGYTDAGSGVTIQSDVLIGQTDNAFGDGGFSGDTDIFNLIAGGYFGANTITFGGLTIGNTYEIQVFSNDARTTGGRANNSTDWRTGFSDGTQSFADSLTAGTIGESSLNNRTPAPDLTGETSGDYIIGTFVATAATQSFETAGTSDGGTNWTDGGRSQINGIQLRQIAEVPEPSSAALLGLGGLALILRRRK; encoded by the coding sequence ATGAAAATAAATAAATTAATAGCAACGTCCTCCCTTCTCGCGATGCTTCCTATGGGGGCACCAGCGGCACTGATTACCTGGAGTCCTTCGGTCGATATGTATGCCGATGGCGTCGGTATAGATGGCGATCAAAGCTTCGTCAGCACAAACGGCACTGGTGTATTAGCTGTAAATGGTACTGATGTTACCACCCAAAACCCTACAGTGAATGGTGTAGCCTTTACAGATGTTATTGCAACAACGCTTCAGGCTGGCTACACGGATGCTGGAAGTGGCGTGACTATTCAGTCAGATGTTCTTATTGGTCAAACTGATAATGCTTTTGGAGATGGAGGGTTTAGTGGCGACACAGATATCTTCAATCTGATAGCAGGAGGATACTTTGGCGCCAACACTATCACATTCGGAGGCTTAACTATAGGTAACACCTACGAGATACAGGTTTTTTCCAACGATGCACGAACCACGGGTGGGCGTGCAAACAATAGCACGGATTGGCGCACGGGTTTTAGTGATGGCACACAAAGCTTTGCAGACAGCTTGACGGCAGGCACAATTGGAGAATCCAGTCTAAATAATCGCACTCCCGCACCTGATCTCACAGGCGAGACATCAGGTGACTATATCATTGGAACATTTGTGGCTACAGCAGCTACACAGTCTTTTGAAACTGCTGGAACGAGTGATGGTGGCACAAACTGGACCGACGGAGGACGTTCCCAGATCAATGGTATTCAGCTCCGTCAAATTGCCGAAGTGCCAGAACCTTCATCCGCAGCCCTTCTCGGCCTCGGTGGACTTGCTCTTATCCTGCGCCGCAGGAAGTAA